In Paenibacillus kyungheensis, the following are encoded in one genomic region:
- a CDS encoding oxidoreductase yields MHNINHLQLQSTQRYDEFDPQQEGNKNVTFIDFVIDGQSLYTMLKQYDRIPALGWGGEEYQKQILDYLLLEQMHPDLYYRYPLLVCPWCGDEECGFISVLIEKEADLMVWRDFKLEPDNKTILIGPFYFEWEQYNKLISKSR; encoded by the coding sequence ATGCATAACATCAATCATTTACAGCTACAAAGTACACAGCGATACGATGAGTTCGATCCTCAACAAGAGGGAAATAAAAATGTGACTTTTATTGATTTTGTAATTGATGGCCAATCTCTTTATACTATGCTAAAACAATATGATAGGATTCCCGCGTTAGGATGGGGAGGTGAAGAGTATCAAAAGCAAATCTTAGATTATTTGTTATTAGAACAGATGCATCCTGATCTATATTATAGATATCCACTATTAGTCTGTCCCTGGTGTGGGGATGAAGAATGCGGATTTATCTCCGTTTTGATAGAAAAAGAAGCAGATTTAATGGTATGGAGAGATTTTAAGCTAGAGCCAGATAATAAAACTATACTTATCGGTCCTTTTTATTTTGAGTGGGAACAATATAACAAGTTAATAAGTAAGAGTAGATAG
- a CDS encoding NAD(P)/FAD-dependent oxidoreductase, which produces MNTQPLDIYDITIIGGGPAGMYAAFYSGMRAMRTKIIEAKHELGGFMRTYPEKLVWDVGGIEPTRCEQIIQSLEKQAQTFEPTIVFGQEIAHLERLEDGVLMLTSRTGDRHYTRTIVLCIGRGMTQIQKLDIQGANQYELTNLHYTVTDLSRFAGKRVLISGGGDSAVDWANELAGLAKEVTVVHRRDEFGGHEHPVAQMKSFANVHTPYRIAHLHGAQDKIEYVEIAHMHTDELQHIEVDEVIVNHGYDRNFGNLMEWGLEREDYGVSVDARMRTNIQGVFGAGDCITYGSKVRLIAGAFNDAVLAVNAAKLYLEPDASHMAGVSSHNARFYEKNKSIHS; this is translated from the coding sequence ATGAATACTCAACCGCTCGATATTTACGATATTACGATTATTGGTGGCGGCCCAGCGGGAATGTATGCTGCTTTTTACAGTGGCATGCGGGCGATGCGTACGAAGATTATTGAAGCTAAGCATGAACTTGGTGGATTTATGCGTACGTATCCGGAAAAGTTGGTCTGGGATGTAGGCGGAATTGAACCTACCCGTTGTGAGCAGATTATACAATCTTTGGAGAAACAAGCTCAAACATTTGAACCTACAATTGTCTTTGGTCAAGAAATTGCTCATCTGGAACGTCTTGAAGATGGTGTGTTAATGCTTACTTCCAGAACTGGCGACCGTCATTATACACGCACCATTGTATTATGTATCGGTAGAGGAATGACTCAGATCCAGAAGCTAGATATTCAAGGCGCGAATCAGTATGAGCTTACTAATCTACACTATACAGTAACCGATCTTTCTCGCTTTGCCGGTAAACGGGTATTGATTTCTGGTGGTGGAGACTCGGCAGTAGATTGGGCAAATGAATTGGCTGGATTAGCAAAGGAGGTGACTGTGGTTCATCGACGGGATGAATTTGGAGGGCATGAACACCCTGTTGCTCAGATGAAATCTTTTGCCAATGTACACACCCCTTATCGCATTGCTCATCTACATGGTGCACAAGATAAGATCGAATATGTTGAAATTGCACATATGCATACGGACGAACTACAACACATTGAAGTAGATGAAGTTATCGTCAATCATGGATACGATCGTAATTTCGGTAATCTGATGGAATGGGGCCTAGAACGGGAAGATTACGGAGTATCTGTAGACGCACGTATGCGTACAAATATTCAAGGCGTATTTGGAGCAGGAGATTGTATCACATATGGAAGCAAAGTCAGACTGATCGCTGGAGCATTTAATGATGCTGTACTTGCGGTCAATGCAGCCAAATTGTATCTAGAACCGGATGCTTCTCATATGGCAGGCGTGTCTTCTCATAATGCGCGTTTTTATGAGAAAAATAAAAGTATTCATTCATAA
- a CDS encoding LacI family DNA-binding transcriptional regulator translates to MRSKKVTIEDVAKQAGVGIATVSRALNNSTGISQATRARILQIIDEMGFTPNTSAQSLKIRQTRQIALAVPDIRNAIIPDIAWAVEQAAKQHGYRVVQINTLGNARLELETLREIKKLHVDGLVMMPLAYPKSLESMINQAGIPISVINYSKMLSPDLKADIVGLARQEGKLVMEHLIQIGRTRIAYVGAPKDKIEERYLAYEQSVRQVDASLVYFGEDFTFETGRQAANYFYHLKHMPDAIYAVNDMVAIGIVNRFKELGVRVPQDIAVVGIDNNLWTTITTPQISSVSIMGNEVGRLAAELLLKRIQSPNVSAYERVEFEPRLIVRESSVATHQYSHIDIQDDK, encoded by the coding sequence GTAGCCAAGCAAGCAGGGGTAGGTATTGCTACCGTCTCTCGAGCTTTGAATAATAGTACAGGAATTAGCCAGGCCACCAGAGCACGAATACTACAAATTATTGATGAAATGGGCTTTACACCAAATACATCTGCTCAAAGTCTCAAAATCCGTCAGACCCGTCAGATTGCTCTTGCTGTTCCTGATATTCGTAACGCTATTATTCCTGATATTGCTTGGGCAGTAGAGCAAGCCGCCAAGCAACATGGATATCGAGTTGTACAGATTAATACACTGGGTAATGCAAGATTGGAGTTGGAAACGTTACGTGAAATCAAAAAACTTCATGTAGATGGATTAGTGATGATGCCACTTGCTTATCCCAAGTCACTTGAAAGTATGATCAATCAAGCGGGCATCCCTATCTCGGTTATAAATTATAGTAAAATGCTAAGCCCTGATCTCAAAGCTGATATTGTCGGTCTTGCCAGACAAGAAGGTAAGCTCGTTATGGAACATCTTATTCAGATTGGACGTACCCGTATTGCTTATGTGGGAGCACCGAAAGATAAAATTGAAGAGCGTTATCTAGCATATGAACAATCGGTTAGACAGGTAGACGCTTCACTGGTGTATTTTGGTGAAGATTTTACATTTGAGACCGGACGACAAGCGGCTAATTACTTTTACCATTTGAAGCATATGCCTGATGCAATCTATGCGGTGAACGATATGGTCGCGATTGGAATTGTGAATCGTTTCAAAGAGTTAGGGGTTCGTGTGCCGCAAGATATCGCGGTAGTAGGAATCGATAACAATTTGTGGACAACCATCACAACGCCGCAAATTAGTTCGGTATCTATCATGGGGAATGAAGTCGGCAGATTAGCAGCAGAATTACTACTCAAACGCATTCAGTCACCGAATGTATCGGCGTATGAACGGGTAGAATTTGAGCCTAGATTAATCGTACGGGAATCCAGTGTAGCCACTCATCAGTATTCGCATATCGATATACAAGACGACAAATAA
- a CDS encoding SDR family oxidoreductase, protein MQLTGNTILITGGSAGIGLAFAERFLKAGNKVIVCGRREEVLQQAEQQYPALITRVCDVENEAERIQLLDWVTTHYPEVNVLVNNAGIQQRLNVLTADAKNHWSDFSKEITINVEAPIHLSMLFASYFATQQNAAIVNVTSGLAFTPFVIAPIYSATKAALHSFTMSLRYQLEDTSIEVIEIAPPAVNTDLGGAGQHTQGEPLDAFADGMFEGLAAGKQEIGYGSSVDRLRMSRDDIDKYTKQMYDMTKGFLKS, encoded by the coding sequence ATGCAGCTTACAGGGAATACGATATTGATCACCGGTGGAAGTGCAGGAATTGGACTTGCTTTTGCAGAGCGTTTTTTGAAAGCTGGTAATAAAGTGATTGTCTGTGGACGACGTGAAGAGGTTCTGCAACAAGCAGAGCAACAATATCCAGCATTAATTACACGTGTATGCGATGTGGAAAATGAAGCCGAACGGATTCAACTATTGGATTGGGTCACCACTCACTATCCGGAAGTAAATGTGCTTGTTAATAATGCAGGTATTCAGCAACGCTTAAATGTATTAACAGCAGATGCTAAGAACCATTGGAGCGATTTTAGCAAAGAAATCACGATTAATGTTGAAGCACCTATTCACCTTTCAATGTTGTTTGCTTCTTATTTTGCGACTCAACAAAATGCTGCTATTGTTAATGTTACTTCGGGATTAGCTTTTACACCGTTTGTGATTGCTCCTATCTATTCAGCAACCAAAGCAGCACTCCATTCATTTACGATGAGTCTTCGATACCAGCTAGAAGATACATCAATTGAAGTGATCGAAATTGCACCTCCTGCTGTAAATACAGATTTAGGTGGAGCCGGACAACATACTCAAGGCGAGCCATTAGATGCTTTTGCAGATGGTATGTTTGAAGGATTAGCCGCAGGTAAACAAGAAATTGGTTACGGTTCTTCGGTAGATCGCCTACGAATGTCACGCGATGATATCGATAAATACACCAAGCAAATGTACGATATGACTAAAGGCTTTTTGAAATCATAA
- a CDS encoding ABC transporter substrate-binding protein: protein MSRRLLSWGILVMICSLLLSACASGSNTEANTAAATEQDTGTKVVKDYFGEVTIPQHPQNVLVLSSIYAEYLIEMGVPPQMVIFVPEVEPDYRAPYFEKNGVQMIQAEQYQYNYEQLLSLSPDLIVGIGVGMEPGTYEELSKIAPTVAINADSEMKTAMPDLAAIFDKTEVSQQVLATFDAKAKQAREQIQQAIGDKTVLILRVESERYRVMGPKAANSSAFFYQTLGLHSPEAIKDSTDWFSPISLEALPDMNPDYIFVEDRILKDHDNTESMKRLKENKVWASLTAVKNDHVFPLKTSDFVHGVGPVGSVLLMNNVVEKLVK, encoded by the coding sequence ATGTCGCGTCGGTTGTTAAGTTGGGGAATACTAGTCATGATATGCAGCTTGTTGTTATCCGCTTGTGCTAGCGGTTCGAATACAGAAGCTAATACAGCAGCAGCTACTGAGCAAGATACAGGTACCAAAGTAGTCAAAGATTATTTCGGGGAAGTTACGATTCCACAGCATCCCCAAAATGTACTGGTGCTTAGTTCGATCTATGCAGAGTATTTGATTGAAATGGGTGTTCCGCCACAGATGGTTATTTTTGTACCTGAGGTAGAGCCGGATTATCGTGCACCTTATTTTGAGAAGAATGGCGTGCAAATGATTCAAGCAGAGCAATATCAATACAACTATGAGCAATTATTATCATTATCCCCTGATCTAATTGTAGGCATTGGTGTTGGTATGGAGCCGGGTACGTACGAAGAATTATCCAAAATTGCACCAACTGTAGCGATTAATGCAGATAGTGAAATGAAAACAGCCATGCCTGATCTGGCAGCTATTTTCGATAAAACAGAAGTGTCTCAACAGGTATTAGCCACATTCGATGCCAAAGCCAAACAAGCTAGAGAACAAATTCAACAAGCAATTGGTGATAAAACCGTATTGATCTTGCGTGTTGAATCCGAACGTTATCGTGTAATGGGACCCAAAGCTGCGAATAGTAGTGCATTCTTTTATCAAACGCTAGGTCTACATAGCCCTGAAGCGATCAAAGACTCGACCGATTGGTTTTCTCCAATATCACTCGAAGCTTTACCTGATATGAATCCTGATTATATTTTTGTCGAAGATCGGATTTTGAAAGATCACGATAATACCGAATCGATGAAAAGGTTAAAAGAAAACAAAGTATGGGCAAGTCTAACTGCTGTCAAAAACGATCATGTTTTCCCGTTGAAAACAAGTGATTTTGTCCATGGAGTAGGCCCTGTTGGTTCAGTATTGTTAATGAATAATGTTGTCGAAAAGTTGGTGAAATAA
- a CDS encoding helix-turn-helix domain-containing protein, which yields MSVENQWIVQWKSTQSLTHQWMSVGAFHSFIYPALILIIDGQAIWKINGERIQVSFGQLIAVEAYSLIEVLEGGQLDLSGWCIEFNTYVLTENTSTWSPYLWSVPAEGTYQKVQLTGGVVANISQHLSKESSDSQYELSVKYPSIIYELLNYIYQAQHHITDDQQTLTQGIIRSAEYMHTHYDQVITRKQLAEIAGVSPWYYSRKFSERYGKPPLDYLASFRMYRAQEQLIFTQTNSQDIAKQSGFEDTHYFSRRFKQVVGVSPSLYAGSLSSRKIVCLSATCADIMINLGIIPYAVIVTPLLLAPHQLQQFEAHGVKIVEMAQYEQDIGQIQQLNPELLIGNVWSEEVRQQLRAIAPFITNLSIDVLTLLQQLSSIFHKQAEAEQIQIHLEQEIEIARQKLQPIIDAQATIMVLRIEPYGYRYLGVDAVGVAKLLYSQLELSAPEVLQEGKSWFNPCTLELLLSANPDYLFIEKRMIEQFSTDESMQKLLESDVWQQLKAVQQHQVFDMDTRLWVEGRGITGYKMLLNEIVTNLTGEL from the coding sequence ATGTCAGTTGAAAATCAGTGGATTGTACAATGGAAATCGACTCAATCGTTAACACATCAATGGATGTCTGTAGGAGCATTCCATTCTTTTATATATCCAGCATTGATTCTTATTATAGATGGACAAGCGATCTGGAAAATAAACGGTGAACGTATTCAAGTATCATTTGGGCAATTGATTGCAGTAGAAGCATATTCTTTGATTGAAGTATTAGAAGGTGGTCAACTTGATCTATCCGGTTGGTGCATTGAATTTAATACATATGTGCTGACCGAAAATACGTCAACATGGAGCCCTTATCTATGGTCTGTTCCAGCAGAAGGAACCTATCAGAAAGTGCAATTAACAGGTGGGGTTGTTGCGAATATCAGTCAACATTTGAGCAAAGAAAGTTCAGATTCACAATATGAATTATCAGTAAAATATCCATCTATTATCTATGAATTGCTCAACTATATATATCAAGCTCAACATCATATAACTGATGATCAGCAAACGCTAACGCAAGGCATTATCCGTTCTGCTGAATATATGCATACTCATTATGATCAAGTGATCACCCGTAAACAGTTAGCAGAGATTGCCGGAGTGAGCCCCTGGTATTACTCGCGTAAATTTAGTGAACGATATGGAAAGCCACCGCTTGATTATCTGGCTTCTTTCCGTATGTATCGTGCGCAAGAACAATTGATCTTTACCCAGACTAATTCGCAAGACATTGCCAAACAGTCTGGTTTTGAAGATACGCATTATTTTAGCCGACGATTCAAGCAGGTTGTCGGTGTATCGCCAAGTCTGTATGCAGGAAGTCTATCGTCTCGTAAAATAGTATGCCTTTCTGCAACCTGCGCTGATATCATGATCAATCTCGGTATTATCCCTTATGCAGTGATAGTGACACCGCTTCTATTAGCACCTCATCAATTACAACAATTTGAAGCACATGGTGTAAAGATCGTAGAGATGGCACAGTATGAACAAGATATTGGGCAGATTCAGCAACTAAATCCAGAATTGCTGATCGGTAATGTCTGGTCTGAAGAAGTGAGACAACAGTTACGTGCGATAGCCCCTTTTATTACGAACTTGAGTATTGATGTGCTAACGTTACTGCAACAATTGTCGTCTATATTTCACAAGCAAGCAGAAGCAGAGCAGATTCAAATTCATTTAGAACAAGAGATCGAGATCGCCAGACAAAAGCTTCAACCTATCATTGATGCGCAAGCAACGATTATGGTTTTGCGAATAGAGCCTTACGGTTATCGTTATTTAGGTGTAGATGCTGTTGGTGTAGCTAAGTTACTATATAGCCAATTGGAATTGAGTGCACCCGAAGTATTACAAGAAGGCAAGTCATGGTTCAATCCTTGTACATTAGAGCTGTTATTGTCAGCCAATCCTGATTATCTGTTTATAGAAAAAAGAATGATAGAGCAGTTCAGTACCGATGAGAGTATGCAAAAATTGCTAGAAAGTGATGTATGGCAACAGTTAAAGGCTGTTCAACAACATCAAGTGTTCGATATGGATACACGTCTATGGGTAGAAGGACGAGGGATTACAGGATATAAGATGTTGTTAAATGAAATTGTGACTAATCTGACAGGTGAGTTGTAA
- a CDS encoding SDR family oxidoreductase → MKILVTGATGQLGSLVVEQLLQSVPASDIVASVRDPKKAEHLSAKGVEVREGDFARPETLASAFAGVDKLLMISTSPGNRVAEHQAAIDAAKAAGVSFIAYTSAPNAQESTFFLTEDHRQTEDALVASGITYAILRNNWYLENEMGTIQAALQGAPWLTSAGNGKVGWAIRRDYAEAAANVLTHEGHNNKVYELSGPLLTQEELAAILAEVSGKDIPVQQVDDATYEQVMKEAGVPADALPFVVGIQTAIREGSLAVESQDFAKVLGHPNTPLQEGFREILNQA, encoded by the coding sequence ATGAAAATTCTAGTTACTGGAGCTACAGGTCAATTGGGTTCACTTGTTGTTGAGCAATTATTACAATCGGTTCCTGCTAGTGATATCGTGGCAAGTGTACGTGATCCGAAAAAAGCAGAGCATTTGAGCGCCAAAGGTGTAGAAGTTAGAGAAGGTGATTTTGCCCGTCCTGAGACGTTAGCTTCCGCTTTTGCAGGTGTTGATAAATTGCTTATGATCTCTACATCTCCGGGAAATCGTGTTGCTGAACATCAAGCTGCTATCGATGCCGCCAAAGCCGCAGGCGTTAGCTTTATCGCTTATACCAGTGCACCGAATGCACAGGAAAGTACATTCTTTTTAACCGAAGATCATCGTCAAACCGAAGATGCTTTGGTCGCCTCAGGAATCACATATGCTATTCTACGTAACAACTGGTATTTGGAAAATGAAATGGGTACGATTCAAGCTGCATTACAAGGTGCTCCCTGGTTAACATCTGCTGGAAATGGTAAAGTAGGCTGGGCGATTCGTCGTGATTATGCAGAAGCAGCAGCGAATGTGTTAACTCATGAAGGTCATAATAATAAAGTCTATGAATTATCAGGTCCATTATTGACACAAGAAGAACTAGCAGCCATTTTGGCTGAAGTGAGCGGAAAAGATATTCCTGTTCAACAAGTAGATGATGCTACGTATGAACAAGTCATGAAAGAAGCAGGCGTACCTGCTGATGCGCTTCCTTTTGTAGTGGGTATCCAAACAGCGATCCGCGAAGGTTCACTGGCTGTAGAAAGTCAAGATTTCGCAAAAGTATTAGGTCATCCGAATACACCACTTCAAGAAGGATTCCGCGAGATTTTAAATCAAGCATAA